The following nucleotide sequence is from Firmicutes bacterium ASF500.
ACAAGAAGCTGCTGGGCTACCGCAGAGGCGAGGACGATCAGCCAGAGATCGTGCCGGAAGAAGCGGAGACGGTCAGGCGGATTTACCGCCGCTACCTGGAGGGCGCCAGCGAGGGCGAGATCAAAAAAGAGCTGGAGGCCGATAACATCCCCTCCGCCGGGGGCTTGCAGGGGTGGTCCCATCGGGTGGTCCACAGCATTCTCACCAATGAAAAGTACATGGGGGACGCCCTGCTGCAAAAGACCTTTGTCACCGACTGCATCAGCAAACGGGTGGTCAAAAACAACGGGGAGCTGCCTATGTACTACATCGAAAATAACCATGAGGGGATCATCCCCAGAGAGCTGTTCCAGCGGGTTCAGGAGGAAATGGCCCGGAGGACCAGCAAGCGGAAGGTGATGCAGAAAAGCGGCAAGACCGAGCAGGGCAAGTATTCCGCCAAGTACGCCCTGTCCGAGCTGCTGGTCTGCGGAGAGTGCGGGACACCTTATAAACGCTGCACCTGGGCCAGGAACGGAAAGAAGCGGATCGTCTGGCGGTGTGTCTCCCGGCTGGAGTTCGGCAGGAAATACTGTCATAACTCCCCCACTCTGGACGAGGACAAGCTGCACAGCGCCATCGTGGCCGCCTTGAACCAGTATGGCGCCAGCCGGGCCAGTGTGATTGAGGATACTCTGGAACTGGTTGGTGCCGTCCAGAGCTGCGGCGGTCAGGACGGCATGAGCCTGCTGGCCCTGCAAGACCGGCTGAAGGAGCTGTCGGAGGAACAGTCCGTTCTGTTGGACAGGGTGCTGGAGGACATGGACAACTCGAAGCTGAACGCCCAGCTCAAGGCCCTGGCCGAGGAGAAACAAGGTGTTCTGGACCAGATCGCGGCTTATCAGCAGGACGAGGAACAACAGGCCCTCCAGGCGTCCAGACAGCGTGAGCGGGACGAGTGGCTGGAACAGCAGGACTTGAAGTTTACAGTGTACGACGACATTATCACCCGCCGGTTTGTGGAAAAGATCACTGTGGTGGACGCGGAGACGATTCGGGTCAAAATCCAGGACACTGATGTGGAAATCGAGCAGAGTTTATGCTAAAATAGATCTGGAAAGAGAGGGTATTATGGCCATATTTTTAACAGGTGACACCCATGGGAATTTCAAGCGGTTCGAGAACACCATCTTCTATGAGCAGGTGGGGCTGACCAAGCGGGACTGCGTTATTATTTGCGGCGATTTTGGTGGGGTCTGGGACGGCGGCCCCGAGGACCGGCGCTGGCTGGACTGGCTGGAGCGGAAGCCCTACACCACCCTGTTTGTCTCGGGCAACCACGAAAACTACGACCTTCTGGCTGAGTACCCAGTGGATGAGTGGAACGGCGGACAGGTACAGTGTATCCGGCCCTCGGTGATCCACCTGATGCGTGGGCAGGTGTACGACATACAAGGCAAAAAGTTTTTCACCATGGGCGGGGCCAGCAGCCATGATATCGCCGGCGGCATTCTGGAACCGGACGATCCCGAGTTTGAAAAGAAGCAGGAGCGGCTGGAGGCCAGCAAATCGCTGTACCGGGTCAACCATGTGTCCTGGTGGAAGGAGGAACTGCCCAGCGCGGCGGAATACGAAACCGCCCGCTCCAGCCTGGAAAAGCATGGCTGGAAGGTGGACTACATCGTCACCCATTGCTGCTCATCCTCGGTGCAGGATGAGCTGAGCGGCGGATTCTACAAGGCCGATGCTCTGACCGATTTCCTGGATGAGATCACCCGGCGGTGTGAATTTGAATATCACTTTTTTGGGCATTACCACACCAACAAAATAATCCGGGAAAAATTCGTCCTGCTGTATGAGCAGATCATTCGATTGAATTTGTAAGCGGAAAGAGGGGGAATTCATGCTTGCCTATACTTATGTTGAACCAGGCAGATTTGAGTTGATGGAAAAACAAAAGCCAGTCCTGCAAGACCAGCGGGACGCCATCGTCCGTGTGACGCTGGCCAGTATCTGTTCCAGCGTGGACGATCCTACCTAATCTGAACAAATTGTTGTCAGTTGTTCGGATTAGGCAGGGTTGTTCTTTGCCTGTAACCCTTGTATTTCAAGGGTTACAGGCATTTTCAATTTCGGATACTTGTGTCACCGATTAAGAGCAAATAGTTCAAAATTGAAGTGCAAAACGTGTAATTAGGGGGATTCGAACTCCTACTGATGTCACCTACATTGGCTTTAAACCTTGTGGTTCACGACTTTCTCTTCTGCCTAACATAGCGTAAGGTTTCTTCTGTATAATTCGTTGTTAACACTGCATAAAAGTAAAAATTCGTGCTACCTTGACCGCTTTCGTGTGAATAGACACAATGTTGTTCCAATGTTTCCTTGTAATCCCTGCCATTTTGTATTATAATTAATTATAATGGACCTTTGCAATTCAAATACTCATGGCAAGGGGATGTAAGAATGTCTGGTAATACTCATGTTCCTGATAAGCTTGAAGGATACATGCTACAAGTTCGTCATGCTCTATTTGAATTAATCTCCTTGGATGAGCGTATTGTCAGTGTTGAGGCCTATGATGATGTTGCTGTCGAGACGGACGAAGTTTTAATCGCAGAACAAACCAAAAGTGTTTTATCAAGTAGTAATCCAGTAGCAAATAGAGCAGAGGCTTTTTGGAAAACTATTTATAACTGGTGCAACTATATAAAGAATGAATACTTACCTAAAAAAGAACTTGTTTTAAAGTATGTTGTGGTTGCATCACATGATCTAAAGGCTGGCTCTATCCCAAATTCGTTTGCAACAGCAAAAACAAACGAAGAAGCAAAAAAGGCTTTGGAAAATGCACACAAAGAACTCTTTGGTGACAGTGAGTCTAAAAAAGAAACGTTTCCTATCAGTCAAACGATAAAGCCATACGTTGACTTCTGTTTTGCTCCTGAAAATGAAGTGTTTGTTCTAAAAGTCATTTCTTTGATGGAAGTCGACATTCATGAAGATACATATGATAAAAAACTTGTAGAGAAATTTAAAACGCAGCTTATCCCCTCAGAGTATGGTATGGAATTGTTCATATCTATGTTGGGATGGGTAGATGAACAAGTACATCAGCAAACTAAGCAAAACAAGCCAGCATACATATCTTCAATAGATTATAGGGCAGCCTTAAAGCTGCAGATAAGAAGCAGAGACTGCAGAATAATATGGAGTGCAGTTTCAGTTCAACCAGAAGACGGTAAAACAACTGCTGAAATTGCGCGACGTGATACATATATTAGGCAACTTGAATGGATTAATGTAGATGCATCGAGTATTTTTGAAGCTGCAAGTGATTTTCTTAGAACGAGGGCTGAAAAAATTGCTTGGGCCGAAAAAGGGCTTATCAATGGAGAAAGTTTTACTGACTATAATGATGGGTTAATAAGGCTGTGGAAAAATACCAGACTGCTTTCTGAGGCTATTTCTAAAGATGATATTGATAGAGGGAAATATGTATATGCCCAGTGCTTGAATAATGCGATGACTCACCGACTCCTTGGAGGGGACCTTCCTAGCTTTTTTGGTAGCGGATCTCTTCAAGCACTAGCCAATGAACCATCCAAACAGCCCTCGATAGGTTGGCATCCTCGGTACCTTGACCTTCTGAGAGGAGAAGACGAACCCGATGAATAACATAGATCGCGAAGTATACTATGTTCAAAATCCGGCCATTGGGGCAGCAGTTTTGTGGCAGTTTATTTGTGGTTACTATTCAAAAGAGAGCAAAGCAGTTCCATTTCCGCTATTATTTGTTGTGCTGCCAATTATTTTTCGAGAGGACCTTTGTACAATTATTAAGACAACTCAAAAAAGCAAGGGACTTTCAAAAGTGTCCGAAAAGTTGTTCAAAGAAAAGAAAAATGATAATTTATACACGATAAACAATACTGCTATAGCGTTGCGACCTTTAACCCTGGAGTCTTTCAATATTGGCGTATCAGCAAAACTTTTTACTATGGACATCTCAACTGCAACAGTGTTTCCTTTAACCCAAGTGAAAAAAGGCGGATTGTCTACACCAGTAAAGAGATTGCTTGATTCAGCAGAAAAATTGGGAATCTGGTGTGGGGAGTTGAGTTTGCTTGAAATCTGTGAATGGCTGAAAGTGAGGTTTTAAAATGAAGTTCTACATAGACAGTGTGCTTCTTTGGCCCAAAAAAAGCAATCTCACCTATCGCCGAGTAAAATTCGAACCAAATAAGATAAATATTATCACTGGTTCATCAAGAACCGGAAAATCCGCAATTATTCCAATCATTGATTATTGCCTTGCTTCAGGAAAATGCACCATTCCCGTTGATGCCATTCGAAACGCATGTGCATGGTTTGGTGTACTATTTACTCTTAATGATGAGCAACTATTGCTTTGCCGCCGAGAACCCGGAAATCAAATTACTACTGGAGACATGTTTATTCTTAGAGACAGGGAGATTACAATTCCAGAAGTAATTGAGACAAATACTACTCTGGCCGAAGTGAAGAATGTCCTTAACGAAATGTTTTCGATGTCATTTTTAGAGTTAGATCCTACATCAAAAAACTTTTCCACTCATCCTTCATATCGAGATTTTATGGCATTTCTATTTCAGCCACAAAATATTGTAGCAAATGCTGATGTGCTATTTTACAAAGCCGATACAACAGAGCATAGACAGAAACTAATTAATATTTTTCCCTATGCATTAGGTGCCGTTACACCTAAGGTTCTTGCTGCAAGACAAGAACTGGACAAGCTCAAGAGACAGAGAGAACGTGTAGTTCATGATATTGATACAATTAGAGACGTTTCCGAGGGATGGAGGCAAGAAGTAGCTGGATGGCTTGCACAAGCAAAGGAAATGGGATTAACAGCTTTTCAAGTGAGCGAAACTGTTCGTTTTGAAGATCAAGTTGAGGAATTGACTTCAATCGTTGAAAAAGCAGAAACAGATTCCGAATTAGTATCCTCAAACATAAAGGATTTATCAACAGAGTTGGTTGCTTTACGCAAAGAGGAGCAAGACTTATCTTCTCAATTATTTTCTCTCCAAAGACGACATGTCGAAATGATTCAATTGAAAAAATCCATGGGCCAGTATGAAAGTTCTCTGCAAATTCAGATTCAACGACTTGAAATCTCAACTTGGTTGAGATCACTTGCTGACTCCAATAATTCGTGTCCCTTTTGCAATAGTGTACACTCAGGTATAAATGAAAAATTAGATATACTGTGCCAGGCCATTGAAAAAATAGAGCAATCTGCGGGTAATATGCAAAAAATTCCTGCAGCATTTGAAAGAGAACTGCAAGTTGTTGAAGCAGAAATCGGTTATTGTGTTGAAAAATTGAATGCAATAAGAAACCGTATCCATGAAGAGAGTGGACAAAATGCTGTTGTAGCAAATAAGAAATATACTTTAGCTGGAATAGCACATTTCTTGGGTAGGATGGAAGCCAGTCTTCAAACCTTTCAGCGCATAGGGAAAAATGGTGATCTTGAAAATCGCCTAAGCGATTTGGAAGAGCGAATTCGTGTGTTGGAAAGCGTAGTTAATGAATCTGAAATTCATCGAAAAGTGGACGCTGCCATAAAATACATCAATCAGAAAACGGGGGAAATTATTAAAAATTTAGATGCAGAGCATCCAGATAATCCTGTTGAATTTTTGATTAAAGATCTAACCCTTAAAGTTAAAAATGCAAGTGGACGTGATGATTATCTTTGGGAAATCGGTAGCGCCTCCAATTGGCTTGCGTATCATATTGCCACAATTTTATCTTTTCAACAGTTTTTCCAAACTCGAGGAAATATTTCTATTCCTAATTTTTTAATTTTTGATCAGCCAAGCCAAGTTTATTTTCCACAACAGTCTCGTAAAGTCGTTGAATTGGCAGAGAAAGTCAAAATTGATGATGAAGATAAACTCGCTGTTCAAAAGATTTTTATGACTATGAATAAGTTTCTACAGGATACCAAAAATGCTGTGCAAATCATTGTTATGGAACATGCAGATGAAGACATATGGGGAGATATTCCAGCTTCTCACCTTGTTGAAAGATGGCGTGGAAACAACAAAAAGCTTATCCCCATTGAATGGCTTTAATCGAACGAATTACCCAAGCTGAATAGGTTGGGTAAATTTGACAGCTTGGCAAAAAAGTCATCAATTCCGCAAACCGTTGCGCTACAAGGATGGATTGACGGAAGTATTTTGGACAGTTTTTTCTGGACTGTCCAAAATGCTTTTGCCATTTCTTTACGTCGTAAAATTTTTAGAAACTGTTGCGGCGCAACGGCTACGAGCCTACATCTTTTTTGGCACCACAAGACAGATAATGATAATCCGAACCCGGTTCCAATCGGGGACGGTTTCGGATTTTTAGTATATCTTGAGTGCTAAAGCAAAAGCGGCGGTATCGTGAGTGATACCGCCGCTTTTGTCATACGCTCCATTTCTTTTCTACTTCCTTTGCTCTCTGCACTTTCCATTCTTCAAATTCCTTTTGCCCCGTCGGGCTTTCAAAGAATTTCTGAATTTCTGGAAGCAGACAGCGGGCAAGGGCTTCTATTTCATGTTGGGGGATATTTGTGTCCGGTTGCTTTTTTGCCATATATCGCCTTTCATATTCAGTTGTCAAGGTACAATGCCGCATAGGGGCGGCGTGAAATTCTGCTTATACTCAATCACCTTTCCTTTGTGTATCGCTGTTGCCGCTTTACCTCCGCCAGCACGTCCGGCGGGATACGGTCAACCAGCCTTTGAATGTTCTGCAATTCGCTTTCCAGCTTTGCCCGTTCCATACGGTCTTTCATCTTGCCGCTTTCGCTGGCTCTGGCTCTCGCTTCCAGCTTTTGATTTTCTTCCAGCAGGTCATTTATCGTGACTTTGTATTTCTTCAACTGCCCGGAGAAGTTCTCCATTTGTGGAAACCACTTTTTCAGCATGACAAGGGCTTCCTCTTTCTTCTTTCCGGCGTTCAGCGGGGAAATACTGTCCAGCGTGGCTTCAATCGCCCTCGCCTGTTTGGAGAGAGAAACCGCCTGCTTGAAAAGCCGGGTGGGGATATGCTTCCGCCCCGTCTTGCTTGCACTCTCCCCACGCTCCAAGTCGGGATATTTCTCCACCATATAGGCGTGAAAATCGTCCTGCCACTTTGTCAAGTTCGCCCGGTTGCCTATGATTTCTTTGGCGCACAGGCGGTTGTCTTTTGTCAGCGGAACGAAAGTTAAATGCAGGTGGGGCGTTTTCTCGTCCATGTGTATCACCGCCGACACGATATTCTCCCGGCCCACCCGGTCAATGAGAAAGTCTGCCGCCCTCTGGAAAAAGGCTTGTATCTCCTTTGGGGACTTCCCCTTGAAAAACTCCGGGCTGGCGGTGATAAGCGTATCCACAAACCGGGTGCTGTCTTTCCTTGTC
It contains:
- the smc_4 gene encoding Chromosome partition protein Smc, whose amino-acid sequence is MKFYIDSVLLWPKKSNLTYRRVKFEPNKINIITGSSRTGKSAIIPIIDYCLASGKCTIPVDAIRNACAWFGVLFTLNDEQLLLCRREPGNQITTGDMFILRDREITIPEVIETNTTLAEVKNVLNEMFSMSFLELDPTSKNFSTHPSYRDFMAFLFQPQNIVANADVLFYKADTTEHRQKLINIFPYALGAVTPKVLAARQELDKLKRQRERVVHDIDTIRDVSEGWRQEVAGWLAQAKEMGLTAFQVSETVRFEDQVEELTSIVEKAETDSELVSSNIKDLSTELVALRKEEQDLSSQLFSLQRRHVEMIQLKKSMGQYESSLQIQIQRLEISTWLRSLADSNNSCPFCNSVHSGINEKLDILCQAIEKIEQSAGNMQKIPAAFERELQVVEAEIGYCVEKLNAIRNRIHEESGQNAVVANKKYTLAGIAHFLGRMEASLQTFQRIGKNGDLENRLSDLEERIRVLESVVNESEIHRKVDAAIKYINQKTGEIIKNLDAEHPDNPVEFLIKDLTLKVKNASGRDDYLWEIGSASNWLAYHIATILSFQQFFQTRGNISIPNFLIFDQPSQVYFPQQSRKVVELAEKVKIDDEDKLAVQKIFMTMNKFLQDTKNAVQIIVMEHADEDIWGDIPASHLVERWRGNNKKLIPIEWL